Below is a genomic region from Deinococcus koreensis.
GACCTGTACGCCATCGCCGCCGAGGCCATCGCGGATCTGCCGGAGGTCGAGCATCTGGTGCTGTGGGAGCGCATCACGACCTACTCGCGCGAACACGACGCCCGCACGGTCGCCTGGGAGAGCCTGTTCACCCACGGCCGCGCCCCGGCCGTGCCCGTGAACGCCGAGCACCCGCTGTTCATCCTGTACACCTCCGGCTCCACCGGCCGGCCCAAGGGCGTGCTGCACAGCCACGCGGGCTACATGATCGGCACGGCGTACCACCTCCGGAGCCTCTTCGACGTGCAGCCGGGCGACGTCTTTTTCTGCACCTCCGACATCGGCTGGGTCGTGGGGCACTCCTACATCGTGTACGGGCCGCTGGTGGCGGGCGCGACCGTATTGTTCCGCGAGGGGGCGCCCGACTTCCCCGATCCCGGCGTGCTGTGGCGCGCCGTCGAGCGGTACGGCGTGAACGTGCTGTTCACCGCGCCCACCGCGCTGAGATTGTTCATGAAACTGGGGGCCGAGGTCGCTGCGCCCTACGACCTGGGTTCCCTGCGCGTGATCGCCTGCGCGGGCGAGGCGCTGAACCCGGAAGCGTGGCGCTGGGCGCAGCAGCACCTGGGCGGCGGGCTGGGCGAGGGCGCGCACGCGGTCGTGATCGACAACTGGTGGCAGACCGAACTGGGCGCCCCCACCCTGGGCACCCACCCGCGCTGGCCCGCCCGCCCCGGCTTCGTGGGCCGCCCGCTGGCCGGTGTGGACGCCGACGTGGTGGACGAGCATGGCCAGCGCGTGCCAGACGGGCAGCAGGGCTTCCTGGTGATCCGCCGGCCCTTCCCGTCCATGATGCGCGGCATCCACGGCAACCCGCAGAAGTACGCGGAGATCTGGAACGAGAATCCCGCCGGCTACCTCTCGGGCGATCTGGCGATGCGCGACGAGCACGGCTACATCTCCATCCTGGGCCGCGCGGACGACGTGCTCAGCGTGGCCGGGCACCGCATCGGCAGCGCGGACGTCGAGGACGCGCTGGTCTCGCACCCCGCCGTGGCCGAGGCCGCCGTGATCGGCCTTCCCGACGAGCTGAAGGGACAGAGCATCGTCGCCCACGTGATCCTGCGCGCCACGCACAGTGACAGCCCTGGCCTGCGCGCCAGCATCAGCGAACATGTGCGCCGTGAACTGGGGCCGATCGCCACCCCCGGCGAGGTGCATGTGGTCGCCGCGCTGCCCAAGACCAGAAGCGGCAAGATCATGCGGCGGCTCCTGCGGGCGCAGGCGCTGGGCGAAGATCCGGGCGACCTGACCACGCTGGAGGGGTAGAAACACCCAACGTGGCCCTCACCGCCGCCCACACCGGCCCCCCTACACTTCCGCCATGCCCGCCGAAGCCCACCGCCAGCGCGAGAAACCCTGTGCCCGCTGCGGCCAGCCCTCTCCGGTCATGTACCGGATCGTCCGCCGCGAGGCCGAGGGCTGGGTCTTCCTGTGCCCACCCTGCCGCCGCGTGGAAGCCGAGGACAACCCCGAGTACCGCTACGGCGGCACCTGGAAGGCGGCCAAGGGACGTGGCGGCTCGGCGTAGCGGGTGAAGAAGTGAGGGTGAAAACAAAAAACCCGCCCTTTCGCGGACGGTGATAGGAAGACTATAGCGTGGTATGCACGGGAGGTCAAGGACACCGCACTGGATCAGAAAAATCGCCTCTGGGACAGCCTCCGCAGATCGGACACGCGCGAGCAGGTGCATAGGGCTCAAGCTGACCAAAATAAAAAACCCGCCTCTTCGGCGGTGATAAGGAAAAGATAGCGCGGTATGCAGCGGGCGTCAAGCGCATCCCCTGAGGCCCGATTCTGACGTGTGGGACAGGGCTTTCTCTCATATTCGCCGCCGACCCGATGTATAGCAGGGAGCGCCTTGTTCAGCGGGGCGGCCGGCTGGCACCGCGGATGACCTCCATCCAGTTCACGGCGATGTACAGGGGGAGGAAAGCCAGCAGGGTCGAAACGGTCGTGAGCGCCGCCGATCCCAGGAACAGGGCGAGCCCACCCCCCCCAGGCACGAGGAACCTGGAGATGAGGGTATTGAAGAACAGCAGGGGCAGGAACGACGTCACGATCACCGATCCCAGCACACCCCAGGCCGCCCGCATCCCCAGGTCGCCGCGCCCGACCCAGACCCCGTAGGCGAGGATCAGCCCCGCCGCCAGAAGGCCGAAATCGGAGCCCAGATTCCCCAGGTTGAAATTCGTGTTCGTGTTCATGCCTGACGGTACCGGAAAGACGCGGCTTTCCCGAGCAGAAGTGAGGCGGCGTCATCCAGACCGCCGCCCCTCTCCCCTCCCCTGCTCAGTTGTGCGTCATGTCCAGGGGCACGACCCACTGGGCGAATTCCTCTTCCGTGACGTGGCCCAGGGCTAGCGCCGCCTCTTTCAGGCTGCTCCCCTCCTTATGCGCCTTCTTGGCAATCGCAGCGGCCTTGTCGTAACCGATGTGCTTGTTCAGGGCCGTGACCTGCATCAGGTTGATCGAGAGGTTGTGCTCGATCTGGGTCAGATTCGGCTCGATGCCCACGGCGCAGTGGTCGTTGAAGGCGAGGCAGGCGTCGCTGATCAGGCGGACGCTCTCCAGCACGGCATGAACCATCACCGGCTTGAAGACGTTGAGCTGGAAGTTGCCCTGCGAGCCCGCGAAGGCCACGGTGGCGTCGTTGCCGAAGACGCGGGTGGCGACCATCGTCAGCGCCTCGCTCTGCGTGGGGTTGACCTTGCCGGGCATGATGGAGCTGCCGGGCTCGTTCTCGGGAATCACGATCTCGCCGATGCCGTTGCGGGGGCCACTGGCGAGCCAGCGTACGTCGTTCGCCATCTTCATCAGGGCGCCCGCGAGGGTTCGCAGAGCGGCGGAGGTCTGCACCAGGGCGTCGTGGGCGCTCAGCGCGGCGAACTTGTTGTCGGCCGAGCGGAAGGCGAAGCCGGTCTCCTCGGCGTACTTCTGCGCGGCCAGGTCGCCGAATTTGGGATGGGCGTTCAGCCCGGTGCCCACCGCCGTGCCGCCGATGGCGAGGTCGAGCAGTCCTTCCCCCGCGTGGCGCACCTCGGCGAGCGCGTAGTCGAGCTGCGCGACCCAGCCGCCGATCTCCTGGCCCAGCGTGATCGGCGTGGCGTCCTGCAGGTGGGTGCGGCCGACCTTGACCAGCCCGGCATACGCCCTGGCCTTGGCGTCCAGCGTGTCCCGCAGCTTCCCGACCGCGCCGTACAGCCGCTCGCTCAGTTCCAGTACCACCGCGATGTGCATGGCGGTCGGGAAGGTGTCGTTGCTGCTCTGGCCGCGGTTCACGTGGTCGTTGGGGTGGACGGGCGCCTTGCTGCCCATCTCGCCGCCCGCGATCTCGATGGCGCGGTTGGAGATGACCTCGTTGGCGTTCATGTTGCTCTGAGTGCCCGAGCCCGTCTGGAACACCACCAGCGGGAAGTGGTCGTCGAGCTTCCCGGCGATCACCTCGTCGGCGGCCTGCACGATCAGGTCGGCCACCTCGCGGGGCAATTCGCCCAGCTCGGCGTTGGCCTGCGCGGCGCCCTTTTTCAGGATGCCCAGCGCCCGGATGATGGGCCGGCCCCACACGAAGGTGTCGCGGCCGATGGGGAAATTGTGGATGCTGCGCTCGGTCTGCGCGCCCCAGTAGCGGTCAGCGGCGACTTCCAGGGTGCCCATGGTGTCGGATTCTCTGCGGGTCATGGGCCTGATTTTAGGGGGCGAGGGCGGTCACGGCGCAGGGAACATGGCGCAGGCCCCTGCAAACCCCAGGCACCGGGTGCTCACCAGCCTGGCCTGAGAATTTTCTGAGCCGCAGGCGGCTATGAGAGGAGCGTGGGAAGCCTGAGGATCGACGGAGAGGGCGGCCCAGCAGGCGGGCAGAGGCTGCCAGGGAAGTCACTTCGGGCAGGTGCCCCTCTCATCTCCAGCGCGCACCGACGACCATCTACGTGTCACATTCATGTGTCAGATGAGGACAGGCGGGTGCGGGCAGCTCTCTGGTGGTCAGGCTCCGGCGTCCTGGGTCATCTGGGATGAGTTTTCCATGAGTTTTTTGCCGTCACCCTGTCAGGGCTGAGTCATGCTTCATCCGGAGAACGCTGTGGCGAAGCTCAAAAGAGTCGAATTTGGTGCACAATACTCATTTGAACTGTCTCAATCTCCCCTTCATCTTCGATTGGAGCCAGCCCCGCAATTGCCAGATTGAACATCCGGTTACGTTGAGGCGCCTCGTCCCGAAGCTCCCCCCCCACGGTGTCGCGGCAGGAGACGTCATGAAGATCACCCGATTGACCGCAGTCGTCTGCACTCTCTCGCTGGCGTTGATGGCGTGTGGCACCAGCACCCCCCAGGCGGGCACCCAGCCTGCCCCGGCCCAGGCCGCGACGGCCGCCCAGATGAGCGACGCCCAGGCGCAGACCATGCTGGGCGCCGAGTCGCTGCGGCCCTCCAGCGGAGCCGTGACCAACGTCACCTACGCCTTCAAGGGCACGGTCACGCAGGGCCCCAGCACCGGCACCGTGCTGGCCGGAGATCTGAAGCTCAAGGTGCGGGCGCTGCGAAGCGGCCTGAGCTTCCTGGAGGGCACCCTGGCGGGCACCGTGGGGGTGCGGGGGCTGCTGTTCAAGGACGGCAGCAGCATCCTGGTCTTCGACGTGGAGCCTCAGGGCATCATCGGACGTGGCAAGCCCGGCGAGGCCAGGATGCTGAGCGGGGTCTTCTTCGGGCCGGACATCGGTGGAGGCGACCGGGGCACCTGGACGGCCACGCTGCAGGCCGCCCCTCCCGCCGAGGCGCCGAAAAGCGGTGCCCGCGCGCTGCACGCTTCCAGCGATACCCCGGCGGTGGATCTGCTGATCGACGGCGCCAAGGTCTCTCCCGCCGGCGGTTTCGCCTTCCGCACCACCTTCCCGAACAACGCGGCCGGCGGCGGTTACGCCCAGTTGCCCTCCGGCAAGCGCCAGGTCAAGGTCTGCGCCGCCGGCACCACCGTCTGCCCGGTCGCCGCCGCCCTGAATCTGGCTGCGGGGACGCGCTACACGGTCGCCGTGATCGGCACCCTGAGCCCCGACGACGACCACGGCAAGACCCCGCGCCCGCTGACCCCGCTGGTGCTGCAGGACAGCGCGGCCAGCAAGCCCGACAAGGCGCAGGTCAGGCTGGTTCACGCCGCCGCCACCCCCGCCGCCAATCTGGTGGATGTGTATGTCACGGCGCCTGGGGCCGACATCGGGAAAATTTCTCCGGCCATCGCAGACTTCCAGTACAGCAAGGATTCGGGATACCTGCCCCTGCCCCCGGGCGACTACCAGGTGAGGATCACGCTGCCGCACACCAAGACCGTGGTCATCGACTCCGGCAAGCTGTCGCTGATGGCGGGCAAGGTGTTCACCGCCTTCGCCGTCGATCCGCTGCCTGGCACCCAGGCCTTCGGCGCGGTGCTGCTGCAGGACAACTGAGAGGGATTTCGGCCATATCCATTCTATCCGGGAAGGCGTCAGATGCTCCAACGCCTGGACATCCGTCCTTGTTCCTTCCACCTGCGCCCCCGGTTCAGCCCGTTATTCAACGACGGGTTGAACCGGAATTCGTCTCAGTCGCCTCCCGGAGTTCTGGAGGCGACTGCAGCGCAGCCAGCCGTGCGGCTCCAGGCCACCCGCCAGCGAAGAACCGGCGATCGGGACATCGAGAAGCCGTGCGCGCCACATCCCGTGACAGGAGCAGGGATGGTCGCGCCCAGCTGATATCGAATTCGAACGATTCCAATCTCTGCCCTGGGAAGATCGGCAGAGATGTTCATCGTCCCACTCGGTATGGAACTCATCCTCGCTTGGCTCGGGTTCGTCCCCTACCCACCTTCGTCCCGGCTGAGTTCAACCCGCCAGCGCCTCGGCCGGCGGGTGCAGATCGGGCAGGCGACGTTCGGAGAGCACCACCAGCAGCCAGGCCACCCCGCCCAGCGTCATGAGCAGCGCGGCCAGCCCGAACCACAGGGGCAGAGGCAACTGGTCGAGCACCGGCGAGAGCAGCAGCAGGCTCAGCGGCATGCCCAGGCTGGAGACCATGCCCAGCACGCTGAAGACCCGGCCCAGGTAGTCGGCGGGCACCATCTGCTGCAGCAGGGTATTCAGCGGCGTGTTCAGGACACCGAAGCCGAAGCCCAGCGCGGCGGCGCAGGCCAGCAGGGTGCCGGTGACCGGGTGCAGCCACATCACCGCAAACACCCCCGAGGTGAGCCCCAGTCCGGCGGCAGTGGCCCGGCGCGGCGCCAGTCGCTGGCCCAGCACGGCGATCAGCGCCCCCGACAGCAGCATCCCGGCACTTTCCAGCGCCAGGAAGGTGCCGTAGCCCTGCGCGCCGGCGCCCAGCGACTCCATCAGCTTGGGCGTCACGACCATCAGCGGGGCCAGGGTGGCGTTCAGCACCAGCCCGATCAGCGGCGTGAACATCAGCGTGCGCGAGCGGCGCATGAGGCGCAGGCCGTCCAGCAGGTCGCCGAACAGGGACGGGCGCGGGCCGCTGGGCACCGCCCGGGCAGGCAGCCGCACCAGCAGCAGCAGGGCCGCCATGATCAGAAAGCTGAGGCCGTCGAGCACGATGGCGGCGGCGGGCGAGAAGCTCGCCACGATCCAGCCGCCGGCCAGGGTGCCTGCCAGCCACGCGCCCTGACCGGCGCCGCCCAGCAGGCCGTTGGCGCGGGCCAGCTCCTGGGGCGGCACCAGCGCCGGCACCGCCGCGCCGCCCGCCGGCTGGGCGAAGATGTTCGCCAGACCGGTCAGCAGGGCCGCGCCGTTGACCAGCCACAGCGGCACCTCGCCCCAGGCCAGCGCCAGCCCGCCCACCAGCAGCTGCAGCGCGCCGCGCGCCACGTCCGCCCCGATCAGTGGCAGCTTCAGGTTCACGCGGTCGACCCAGGCGCCGGCCAGCGGCATCAGCAGGTGGGGGGCCAGCGAGCAGGCCAGGGTCAGCGCCATCTTCCCCGCCGAGCCCGTCTGGTGCAGCACCAGGAAGCTCAGGGCGATGCCCGCCAGCGCGCTGCCGAACTGCGACTGGGCGCTGCCGATCAGCCAGATCACGAAGGAGCGGTTCCACAGGTGGGGGGGCATACGCCGAGTGTGGGTCAGGTCTACCTGAAGAGAAACGCCTGAATTGAGGTAGAGCGGTTCTATGCTGCCGGTATGGAAGCGGCCGGTGTAGAACCTCCCGCCCGGGTCGCCGATGCCCGGCAGGCCGCGCTGCTGCTGGACGTGGGCCTGCGCCCCCTGCTGGGGCTGCTGATGAAGGCGCCGCGCAGCGTGAGCGAGCTGGCGGCCGAACTGGGGGTGAACCCGAACCGGGCGCAGTATCTGGTGGGCCGACTCCACACGGCCGGGGTGGCCCGCGTCGGCAGCGTGCAGCCGCGCGCCGGCCGCGCTGTGCGGCGCTACGCCGTCCACGGGCGCTGGTTCATCCCCTTCGAGGTCACCGGGGCGGAGACCCTGGAAGCCTTCCTGGCCGCGCAACTGGTGCCACGTATCGAACAGATGGTGAACCTGACCGTGCAGGTCATGCGCGGGCACAGCGACGGCTGGGGGTACTGGCTGCAGGCGAGTGAGGCCGGCGGCAGCCTGCGCGCCGGGAATGCCGACGATACGGCTGCCGATCTCTTCGACGGTTCCACACCTCTGCTGGCGAACATCAACACCCTGACCCTCGCGCCGGCCCAGGCGCAGCAGTTCAAGGCCCGACTGCTGGAACTGTTTCAGGAATTCGAGGCCAAAGAGACGCCCGGCGCCGACCCCTACAGCCTGGCGATCCTGCTGGTACGCGGCGAGGTGCGCTGAGAGATCGAGCGCTGAGGCCCCATACCGTGCCCTCCATGCAGTGCGCCGCCTTCCCCTTTGGCAGAATGCCCGGCATGAGTCTGTATGACGTCGCCATCGTCGGGGCCGGGCCGGTCGGTCTGGCGGCCGCCATCGCCTGCAAACGCGCGGGCCTGAGTTACGTGGTGCTGGAGAAGGGCTGCGTGGTGAACGCCATCTTCGAATACCCCACCTACATGACCTTTTTCACCACCGCCCCGGAACTGGAGATCGGCAACCACCCGATGGTGACCGGGCATGACAAGCCGGACCGGCGCGACGCGCTGATGTACTACCGGCTGGTCACCCAGCGCGAGGCGCTGGACGTCGAGCAGTACACCGAGGTCACGGGTCTGCACGCCGCGCCCGCCGGCTTCACGCTGGAGATCGAGAAACGCGACGGCACGCCCGGTGTGGTCGAGGCCCGCCGCGTGGTCGTGGCGACCGGCTACTACGACCACCCGCTGCACCTGGGCATTCCCGGTGAGGACGGGCAGAACGTGAGCCACTACTACAGCGAGGCCCACCCCTTCATGGGCCTGGACGTGACCGTGATCGGTGCCGGGAACTCGGCCGCCGACGCCGCCCTGGATCTGTGGCGCGGCGGCGCGAACGTGACGATGGTCGTGCGTGCCCCCGAACTGAAGTCCACCATCAAGTACTGGGTACGGCCCGATCTGGAGAACCGCATCAAGGAAGGCAGCGTCGCCGCGCAGTTCAACTCGCGGGTGGTCGAGATCCATCCGGAGCACGTGACCGTGCAGCGTGAGGACGGCACGACCTGGGATCTCCCCACCCACTACACCTTCGCCCTGACCGGCTACCGGCCCGATCTGTCGTTCCTGTCCGGGCTGGCGCTGGCGACGCACCCCGACGAGTGCCTGGTGCTCAGCGAGCACTACGAGAGCTCCGTGCCCGGGCTGTTCGTGGCGGGCAGCGCCGGCTTCGCCGGCAAGACCAATCAGGTGTTCATCGAGAACGGCCGTTTCCACGCCGATCTCGCAGTGGCCGAGATCGTGCGGCAGCTGAGGGGACAGGAGCAGCTGGCAGGCGTCTGACCTGGGCAGTGGTTCCGTCCGCTGACCCGGCCGGGTAGAGTGTAATACATCTTACGATCTTCTTTCTTCTCACCTGGCTGGCAACCATCCACATCGTCCCTTAGCTTACCTTCGGGTCAGTTGGGTCTGGCCGGACGGCCGGGCGGGAGGGTGGCATGAGTGGAGAGCGCGTCGGGCGGCGAACCGTACTGAAAGCGGGGGTACTCGCCACCGTGCCGGCCGTGCTGGCGCGCGCCGAGAGCGCCCCCCCGGCGCCTGCGAAGGCGGCTGCCCCGGCCTTCTCCCGCCCGCCGCTGGGCGTGATCGTGCTCTCGCGGCTGGGCTTCGGGAGCACCCCGGACGACCTGCAGGCCTTCCGGAAGCTGGGCGCCGACGACGCGGCCCGGCTGACCCGCTGGCTGGACGCCCAGCTCAGCCCCGGCGAACTGGACGACCGGGGCTGCGAGGAGCGGCTGGGGGGACTGGACAGCCTGAAGGAGTCCCTGCCCGACCTCTGGAAGACCTACTACCGGGGGGCGCCGGAGGGCGAGCGCAAGTACGAGGTGATCTGGCAGCCGACGGTCGAGACGCGGCTGGCGGTGCTGACCCGCATGGTCTACAGCCGCCGCCAGCTGCACGAGGTCGTGACCGGCTTCTGGCGCGACCACTTCAACGTGCATCCCGACAAGGACGAGCGCATCCCGGCGCTGCTGCCCCACTACGACGCCACGCTGCGGCGTCACGCGCTGGGCAGCTTCCGGACGCTGCTGGGGGCCGTGGCCCACCACCCGGTCATGCTGTACTACCTCGACAACGCCAGCTCCACGCGCGCCGGCCCCAACGAGAACTACGCCCGCGAGCTGTTCGAGCTGCACACGCTGGGCGCCGAACATTACCGGGGGGTCGGCCGCCAGAGCGCCGTGCCGCGTGTCGGGGGCGTGCCGGGCGGCTATGTCGATGACGACGTGTACGAGGCCACGCGGGTGCTCACCGGCTGGCGCACGGCCGACGACCCCGACAGCACCTTCGGCGACGGCGGCGGCTTCGCCTTCGATCCCCAGGGCCACGACCGTTTCCAGAAGACCGTGCTGGGCCACTATTTCCCGCCCAACGGCGGCGAGCAGGAGGGCGAGGTGCTGCTCGACCTGCTGGCGGCCCACCCGGGCACGGCGCGGCATGTGGCCCTGAAGCTGGCCCGCCGGCTGATCACCGAGACCCCGCCTCCCGAACTGGTCGAGGGCGCGGCTCAGGTGTTCCTCAAAGCCCGCAAGGCGCCGGATCAGCTGGCCCAGGTGGTGCGCTTCCTGGCCGCCTCGGACGCCTTCCGCACGAGCTGGGGCGAGCGGCTGCGGCGGCCGCTGGACGCGCTGGCCGCCACCATGCGGGTGCTCGGGAGCGACCT
It encodes:
- a CDS encoding acetate--CoA ligase, which encodes MTDPQASSTQATAPGRVPTPLSVSGRLHSDPQADIEHAERDPEGFWLAQAQGYEWTRAPTTALIWERPHMQWFADGETNITLNALDRHARGETRTKAAFIWLPEQGEAQVLTYGMLHERVERAAAGLRALGVGLGDRVVIYMPLTPEGCIAMLACARIGAVHSVVYAGLGVSALRGRIQDAGARVVVTADVGHRRGKLVDLYAIAAEAIADLPEVEHLVLWERITTYSREHDARTVAWESLFTHGRAPAVPVNAEHPLFILYTSGSTGRPKGVLHSHAGYMIGTAYHLRSLFDVQPGDVFFCTSDIGWVVGHSYIVYGPLVAGATVLFREGAPDFPDPGVLWRAVERYGVNVLFTAPTALRLFMKLGAEVAAPYDLGSLRVIACAGEALNPEAWRWAQQHLGGGLGEGAHAVVIDNWWQTELGAPTLGTHPRWPARPGFVGRPLAGVDADVVDEHGQRVPDGQQGFLVIRRPFPSMMRGIHGNPQKYAEIWNENPAGYLSGDLAMRDEHGYISILGRADDVLSVAGHRIGSADVEDALVSHPAVAEAAVIGLPDELKGQSIVAHVILRATHSDSPGLRASISEHVRRELGPIATPGEVHVVAALPKTRSGKIMRRLLRAQALGEDPGDLTTLEG
- the fumC gene encoding class II fumarate hydratase; this encodes MTRRESDTMGTLEVAADRYWGAQTERSIHNFPIGRDTFVWGRPIIRALGILKKGAAQANAELGELPREVADLIVQAADEVIAGKLDDHFPLVVFQTGSGTQSNMNANEVISNRAIEIAGGEMGSKAPVHPNDHVNRGQSSNDTFPTAMHIAVVLELSERLYGAVGKLRDTLDAKARAYAGLVKVGRTHLQDATPITLGQEIGGWVAQLDYALAEVRHAGEGLLDLAIGGTAVGTGLNAHPKFGDLAAQKYAEETGFAFRSADNKFAALSAHDALVQTSAALRTLAGALMKMANDVRWLASGPRNGIGEIVIPENEPGSSIMPGKVNPTQSEALTMVATRVFGNDATVAFAGSQGNFQLNVFKPVMVHAVLESVRLISDACLAFNDHCAVGIEPNLTQIEHNLSINLMQVTALNKHIGYDKAAAIAKKAHKEGSSLKEAALALGHVTEEEFAQWVVPLDMTHN
- a CDS encoding DUF4397 domain-containing protein produces the protein MKITRLTAVVCTLSLALMACGTSTPQAGTQPAPAQAATAAQMSDAQAQTMLGAESLRPSSGAVTNVTYAFKGTVTQGPSTGTVLAGDLKLKVRALRSGLSFLEGTLAGTVGVRGLLFKDGSSILVFDVEPQGIIGRGKPGEARMLSGVFFGPDIGGGDRGTWTATLQAAPPAEAPKSGARALHASSDTPAVDLLIDGAKVSPAGGFAFRTTFPNNAAGGGYAQLPSGKRQVKVCAAGTTVCPVAAALNLAAGTRYTVAVIGTLSPDDDHGKTPRPLTPLVLQDSAASKPDKAQVRLVHAAATPAANLVDVYVTAPGADIGKISPAIADFQYSKDSGYLPLPPGDYQVRITLPHTKTVVIDSGKLSLMAGKVFTAFAVDPLPGTQAFGAVLLQDN
- a CDS encoding MFS transporter, which encodes MPPHLWNRSFVIWLIGSAQSQFGSALAGIALSFLVLHQTGSAGKMALTLACSLAPHLLMPLAGAWVDRVNLKLPLIGADVARGALQLLVGGLALAWGEVPLWLVNGAALLTGLANIFAQPAGGAAVPALVPPQELARANGLLGGAGQGAWLAGTLAGGWIVASFSPAAAIVLDGLSFLIMAALLLLVRLPARAVPSGPRPSLFGDLLDGLRLMRRSRTLMFTPLIGLVLNATLAPLMVVTPKLMESLGAGAQGYGTFLALESAGMLLSGALIAVLGQRLAPRRATAAGLGLTSGVFAVMWLHPVTGTLLACAAALGFGFGVLNTPLNTLLQQMVPADYLGRVFSVLGMVSSLGMPLSLLLLSPVLDQLPLPLWFGLAALLMTLGGVAWLLVVLSERRLPDLHPPAEALAG
- a CDS encoding ArsR family transcriptional regulator; amino-acid sequence: MEAAGVEPPARVADARQAALLLDVGLRPLLGLLMKAPRSVSELAAELGVNPNRAQYLVGRLHTAGVARVGSVQPRAGRAVRRYAVHGRWFIPFEVTGAETLEAFLAAQLVPRIEQMVNLTVQVMRGHSDGWGYWLQASEAGGSLRAGNADDTAADLFDGSTPLLANINTLTLAPAQAQQFKARLLELFQEFEAKETPGADPYSLAILLVRGEVR
- a CDS encoding YpdA family putative bacillithiol disulfide reductase, which translates into the protein MSLYDVAIVGAGPVGLAAAIACKRAGLSYVVLEKGCVVNAIFEYPTYMTFFTTAPELEIGNHPMVTGHDKPDRRDALMYYRLVTQREALDVEQYTEVTGLHAAPAGFTLEIEKRDGTPGVVEARRVVVATGYYDHPLHLGIPGEDGQNVSHYYSEAHPFMGLDVTVIGAGNSAADAALDLWRGGANVTMVVRAPELKSTIKYWVRPDLENRIKEGSVAAQFNSRVVEIHPEHVTVQREDGTTWDLPTHYTFALTGYRPDLSFLSGLALATHPDECLVLSEHYESSVPGLFVAGSAGFAGKTNQVFIENGRFHADLAVAEIVRQLRGQEQLAGV
- a CDS encoding DUF1800 domain-containing protein; protein product: MSGERVGRRTVLKAGVLATVPAVLARAESAPPAPAKAAAPAFSRPPLGVIVLSRLGFGSTPDDLQAFRKLGADDAARLTRWLDAQLSPGELDDRGCEERLGGLDSLKESLPDLWKTYYRGAPEGERKYEVIWQPTVETRLAVLTRMVYSRRQLHEVVTGFWRDHFNVHPDKDERIPALLPHYDATLRRHALGSFRTLLGAVAHHPVMLYYLDNASSTRAGPNENYARELFELHTLGAEHYRGVGRQSAVPRVGGVPGGYVDDDVYEATRVLTGWRTADDPDSTFGDGGGFAFDPQGHDRFQKTVLGHYFPPNGGEQEGEVLLDLLAAHPGTARHVALKLARRLITETPPPELVEGAAQVFLKARKAPDQLAQVVRFLAASDAFRTSWGERLRRPLDALAATMRVLGSDLQARPGEFWPPGWLGQEVYDWRPPNGAPDRRAAWSGSGHLLRRWTMARALSGNWWKEVRSDVPGATPPHLKTPLELADHWAVRVLGQPLPPGSRAVVARQLAAGGEITAPLSPEQIRERLPDAVAFVLMTPEALVS